In Salvelinus alpinus chromosome 32, SLU_Salpinus.1, whole genome shotgun sequence, the sequence CCCAGTCATTCAGAAGGCAAGGTGAACTGATTACCATATTATTTCCTATTAAATTCTTTCAGAAACAGAAATGACAAGGGTTAGGGGTCAATTTGGAATTGAGAAATTCTCTCCTCCTGCTCACTCTTGTCACTTTACAttattagaaaaaaaggtgctatctagaacctaaaagggttctttggctgacCCCATAGGAGAATCCGTTgaagaacccattttggttccaggtagaacgcttttggttctacctggaacctttCGGCTTCCATGTAAAaccttttccacagagggttctagatGGAACCAAAACATGgtcctacctggaaccaaaaacggttctcctatggggacagccgaagaacccttttggaaccctttttcctGAGGGAGTGCAGCCAATTGCTGAGACTGTTGACCTGAAATTCATGTGTATAACGGTACGAGCTTTATCCAACACTACAGAAATCCAACCACTACTCTTCAAgccctgtttctctccctctctccgccagCGAGGAGCAGCGTCTTGGGCCAACTAAACAGggcttctccacctcctccaagAGTACCTGCAACAAGGACGCCCCCGTCTGTAACGGGGTTGCGGGCTGGCGGCCCACCCTCATCCACCCGGAGCGCCTGAAGGACTTTGGTATTGAGGAGGAGGAGTGCCTCAATGGGGAAGTCAAAACGTTCGAGACCAAGGTGGTGGGCGCCGCTGAGATCCAGCTAATGGACCCACCCAAGACTAACAAGAAGAGAGGCAGCGAGCGCAAAGCAGTCCCACCACCCAAGCCTGAGTACCTCCGCTTCGAGGACATCAGTGCTGCAGCCTTCAAAATCCAGTCAGTGATGCAGAAGACCCCTTGCACGGTATGCCAGCTCCAGTTCAGAGCCTTCTGTACACCCTTAGAAAAAAGGTACTACCTAGAACCATAAAGGGTTCTTTGGAAGTCCCCGGCCTGTAGGAGTCTAGGAGAACCATTTTGTATCCAGGTAAAACCTTTTTACCAAAGGgttcttaaaaaaatatattttgtggaGGGACGGTCAAAGAACCTTTTTATTCTAGGTAGTAGTTTGTTTTCCAAAAGTAAATACTTTAGATGATGGCTCCTGCTTCATGCAGAAGCTTATTAGCATTCTGCTTCTTTGTGTTCCCAGTACTCCAGACTGTCCAAACAGTATGGCATGGAGATCTTCCTAAAGAAGGAGCAGCTCCACTACACAGGCTCCGTAAAGGAGAGAGGTGTTTTATACCGTCTCACCTCCCTCAACCAGGTATGAATCCCAATGAATTTCCCAAATCATCACAGCTGGGGAACAGCTCATTTATCAAAACAAGTAACCAACAAGCTAACAAGTAGCTTACacatagggttgcaaaattcctggaactttcaataaattaccTGTTTTTCCCGAAATCCCAGTTGGCAGAGTCCCGGAATcgggagggaataagcaggaaatccggaaCCTactaaccaggatttctggaaaaccagggaatttaatgAAGGTtccaggaattttgcaaccctgctAACAAGAAGCTAACAAGAAGCTAACaagcaaaataaataataataattttaacaGTTAGCTAACTCCTATCCCTCTCCACAGGAGCAGCAGAAGAAGGGGGTGATCGTAGCTAAAGACTGTAGCTTCTCCATGGCCGTGGCTCACCATGCGGCGGAGTTGAGGATCCCAGTATTTGTCATCATGCCAGCCAGCTGTGCCCAGCCCCACCTCAGGATATACCGAGACTATGGCGCCATGGTCATCTCCTACGGTAGTACCGCCAGGGACTCCCTGAACCACGCCCGCCACCTGGCCAAGGAGAACGGATACCTCTGCCTGGAAGAGTAAGTCACCTTGGACTGCTTTGGTGGTTACCCCACATAGATGGGTGCCAGTCCCATAGCTCTCCTTTGTCTCAAAACATGTACTGTACAGTGGGGACAATGTGACCCTGGTACATGGACACATGGTTATATTGTATCTCTCTCGCTTtctattttctctcttcctcttctgtctctctcagggatGATAGTGCTGAGTACTTAGCAGGGCTGGGCACTGTAGGCATGGAGATCTATGAGCAGGTGCCCAAACTAGATGCAGTCATTGTGCCCACAGGTGGGCAGTGTAGTCTACTGGTCAGTACAGCAGCAGCCATCAAACACCTCAACTCACGCATCACTGTCATAGTAAGTGTTTCCTCACTCTCAATATTTGTTTAGTGTACTATTGTCACAGTGAGTAAGTTGTAACCATGCTCTCCAAAATCTCCCAAAATAATATTGGGATTCATGTAC encodes:
- the LOC139562126 gene encoding L-threonine ammonia-lyase-like, with translation MNFAAQFIYANYAGDGSPSRVGFNDSENDPFWQSEEQRLGPTKQGFSTSSKSTCNKDAPVCNGVAGWRPTLIHPERLKDFGIEEEECLNGEVKTFETKVVGAAEIQLMDPPKTNKKRGSERKAVPPPKPEYLRFEDISAAAFKIQSVMQKTPCTYSRLSKQYGMEIFLKKEQLHYTGSVKERGVLYRLTSLNQEQQKKGVIVAKDCSFSMAVAHHAAELRIPVFVIMPASCAQPHLRIYRDYGAMVISYGSTARDSLNHARHLAKENGYLCLEEDDSAEYLAGLGTVGMEIYEQVPKLDAVIVPTGGQCSLLVSTAAAIKHLNSRITVIGVEPEGFPLLLQSLKTGSPVTRELYSNPNKKLYGDLFEHSLGTHTFQLAKKFVDKVITVREEDSLVAMLRFQEFERSTVDTEGAMGLAAILAGQLPELKGKRVAVVVSSANMELDLIRQCVDRALVLDDRVSKFTVQLGDFPGDLAKLLDMLAREDIKLLDICHRRHSDKGDLFKAQVECVVETRDKTQSTQLRRILSERYPTLHWLDR